In Pirellulaceae bacterium, one DNA window encodes the following:
- a CDS encoding PQQ-binding-like beta-propeller repeat protein: MKRHSTFTTTLFFVLALSHGIPSPLFTDLLQAQEWTRFRGPNGSGISQTSNIPAEWTSADFNWRVQLPGIGHSSPVVWGERLFLLSADPDNATRYVICLDARTGKEIWRKEFISESHSIHTRNSFASTTPAVDQDHVYVAWSTPSATNFLAFDHDGNPVWELDLGPFASRHGFGTSPIVYNDLVILCVQMRKPDRNGPRIPSSFILAVDRETGKTRWRTTRMSEVVSYSAPCIYQPDDGTPELIGLSTAHGVFSLDPETGRENWSVDAFSMRTVSSPIVADGLIFGTTGSGGGGNYVVAIQPGREAALAYEIKKQAPYVPCPVAKDGLLFLWSDKGVVSCVRTMTGKKVWQQRVGGNYSGSPVIVEDRLYCIDEDGVVVVLAAGEEFKVWGRNPLGESSRSTPAVADHRMYLRTNSHLVCIGEK; the protein is encoded by the coding sequence ATGAAACGCCACTCGACTTTCACAACGACCCTCTTTTTCGTATTGGCCCTTAGCCACGGAATCCCGAGTCCGTTGTTTACCGACCTTCTTCAGGCCCAGGAATGGACTCGCTTCCGGGGTCCTAACGGAAGTGGTATCAGTCAGACAAGCAATATTCCAGCCGAATGGACGTCGGCCGATTTCAACTGGCGCGTGCAACTTCCCGGCATCGGCCATTCATCACCGGTCGTCTGGGGCGAACGACTGTTTTTATTGAGTGCCGACCCCGATAATGCGACGCGATACGTCATCTGTCTGGACGCAAGAACGGGGAAGGAGATCTGGCGAAAAGAATTTATTTCCGAGAGCCACTCGATCCACACGAGGAATAGCTTCGCTTCCACAACTCCGGCAGTCGACCAGGACCACGTCTACGTTGCCTGGTCCACGCCCTCTGCGACAAACTTCCTAGCATTTGATCATGATGGCAATCCGGTTTGGGAACTGGACTTGGGACCGTTCGCAAGTCGACATGGATTTGGCACATCCCCTATCGTCTACAACGACCTCGTTATTCTCTGCGTGCAAATGCGAAAACCCGACCGCAATGGTCCGCGCATCCCCAGTAGTTTCATTCTGGCTGTCGACCGGGAAACGGGAAAGACACGTTGGCGAACAACGAGAATGAGTGAAGTCGTTTCTTATTCTGCGCCCTGTATCTACCAGCCGGACGATGGCACGCCGGAATTGATTGGCCTCAGCACTGCCCATGGCGTGTTCAGTTTGGATCCAGAAACAGGTCGAGAGAATTGGTCCGTCGATGCCTTTTCGATGCGAACAGTGAGCTCACCGATCGTGGCGGATGGTTTGATTTTCGGGACAACCGGTTCAGGGGGCGGTGGAAACTATGTGGTGGCCATTCAACCGGGTCGAGAGGCAGCCTTAGCCTACGAGATTAAGAAGCAAGCACCCTACGTGCCCTGTCCGGTGGCAAAGGATGGGCTGCTATTCCTCTGGTCCGACAAGGGCGTCGTGTCGTGCGTTCGAACGATGACAGGTAAAAAAGTTTGGCAACAGCGGGTCGGCGGCAACTATTCAGGATCGCCGGTGATCGTTGAAGATCGCCTTTATTGTATTGATGAAGATGGGGTGGTAGTGGTCCTTGCTGCGGGCGAAGAATTTAAGGTTTGGGGACGAAATCCACTCGGCGAAAGTAGCCGCAGCACGCCAGCCGTTGCCGATCATCGAATGTACCTGCGTACAAACTCTCATCTGGTTTGCATCGGTGAAAAATAA